The genomic stretch CGGAATGGCTTCTAATCTTATTGGTTGCCTTTATCTTTCATTTAAAAATAAATCCTATACAGATTACGTCAAAAAAAATGTACCAGTTGCAAAAAATATCATTTTCTGTGCATTGGCAGGAACGATGTGGTTTTTACAGTTTTTCTTTTACGGGATGGGAGAGAGCAAACTAGGGAATGGTCCAAGTTCATGGATCTTACACATGGCATTTATCATTTTGATTGCTAATTTGTGGGGCGTTATCATCAAAGAATGGAAAGGCGTTTCCAAAAAAACTATTACCACGATTTCCGTGGGAATGATTGTCATGTTTATCTCAATTTTAATTGTAGGATACGGAAATTCATTACGATAATAAACGTATTGCATTATAGACTTTATTTTATCATATTCATATAGTTAGAGTTAAAAGCTCAATTTGGCACTGATATGTTTCGGTGCCTTTTTATGTTTATAATAAAATAATTTTGGGGTTGTAATTTGAGCATTGTCAATATAATATTATTTTATACTTAATTATTTATCAAATCTAACATAATTGAATTACTAATTATTTTGAAAATTTGAATTGATATATCTAAAAAATTAAGATAAATTATGAATTTTATGGTGCAGGATATTGCAGGATGCCAGAACTTCTGTAACTGTGTACTTTGGTACGTGATAATAATGTAAATAAAAGTTAATATATATGTCTTTAATAATTAAACAGAAGAATTTTAAGCCACTCATCGCACCGCTATTTTTGCTTGCGTCTGGCTTTATGTTCGGACAAAAGGCAGTAAGTGATACTGCAAAGACTGATACTAAAGATATCGAAGAGGTAGTAGTTATCGGATATGGTAAAGTGAAAAAATCTGACCTTACCGGATCTGTATCCTCAGTATCTGCGAAAGATCTTGCTGCAACTCCTTCTATGAATGCTTTGCAGGCATTGCAGGGTAGAGCTGCCGGACTAAATATTGTAACGGCAGGTGGTGCTCCCGGAGCAAGTGCAAATGTTACAATTCGTGGTGGTGCCTCAATCACTCAAGCAACAGAGCCATTGTATATTGTAGATGGTTTTCAATTGGATAATGCATTAAATATTATCAATCCTAATGATATTGAAAGTATTGATGTCTTGAAAGGTGCTTCTGCCATTGCAATCTATGGTTCTCGTGGTTCTAATGGTATTATAGTTATTAAAACGAAAAGCGGAAAAAAAGGGAGAATCACCATTCAGTATAACTCTTTTATGGCATTTGATATGCTTTCTAAGAAGCTGGATATGGTTTCCAATCCTGAGCAATATGTGAAATATCAGTATGAAATGGCACAGCTTCAGGGAAAAACAACCCAGTGGAGTAATGTTTTTGATAATAGCTTAGGGATCGATTCACCAGGATTTTATACAGGAGCATTTAGCAGAATCAGTAATCGATACGGATCGGAAAACGGATTAGACTGGCAAGAAAAAATGCTTGGCGGAACTGGGATGACTCAGAATCATAATGTAAGTGTTTCCGCAGGTACAGATAAAACACAGGCATTTATCAGTTACAACTATAACAAACAAGACGGGTTATTACAAAATTTCAGCGAAACTAGAAATTCATTACGTGCAAATATCAATTCAGAATTGTATAAAGGGATACGTTTAGATTTCAGCTCAATGTTTACTTCCAATTCTACAAATGGAGGCGGTGCATATTCAGGAATGAAAAAAATATTACTACAGCCGATTACCGGAGGAACATTGTTCACGCAGGATCAGTTGTTTAATACACAGACATTTGGGGATTATTCAAGCTTAGATTCTTCCTTTGATACGGAAAACCCGTATATTGAAACGGCGGCATCCACTCAAAACAGAAGAACCAGAACATTTTTAGCGAATGTAGGTCTTGAATTTGATTTATTTAAAGACTTTACATTTAGAACTGCGGGTTCTTATAACTGGACCAACGCTAAATCTACTTCATTTTCAGATAGAAACTCCCGTGCATTTCTTACAGATCCTATAAATACAGGGATAAACGGAAGTATTGGGAATTCTGAAGCTTATCGTTATCAGATCACAAATACATTAACGTACAATAAAACTTTAGGTGAAAAACATAAATTCACTGGTTTAATCGGTAATGAAATCTTATACCAGGAAAATGAAAGCAATAGTATGAGATTGATAAAATTTCCTACTATTCTAAATTACGGGTTAGATGATATTACAAATGCTACCGTTGCCGATAAAGATGCAGATAGATCTTCTTATAGTTTACTTTCATATTTTGGTCGTGTAAACTATAA from Chryseobacterium indoltheticum encodes the following:
- a CDS encoding SusC/RagA family TonB-linked outer membrane protein, yielding MSLIIKQKNFKPLIAPLFLLASGFMFGQKAVSDTAKTDTKDIEEVVVIGYGKVKKSDLTGSVSSVSAKDLAATPSMNALQALQGRAAGLNIVTAGGAPGASANVTIRGGASITQATEPLYIVDGFQLDNALNIINPNDIESIDVLKGASAIAIYGSRGSNGIIVIKTKSGKKGRITIQYNSFMAFDMLSKKLDMVSNPEQYVKYQYEMAQLQGKTTQWSNVFDNSLGIDSPGFYTGAFSRISNRYGSENGLDWQEKMLGGTGMTQNHNVSVSAGTDKTQAFISYNYNKQDGLLQNFSETRNSLRANINSELYKGIRLDFSSMFTSNSTNGGGAYSGMKKILLQPITGGTLFTQDQLFNTQTFGDYSSLDSSFDTENPYIETAASTQNRRTRTFLANVGLEFDLFKDFTFRTAGSYNWTNAKSTSFSDRNSRAFLTDPINTGINGSIGNSEAYRYQITNTLTYNKTLGEKHKFTGLIGNEILYQENESNSMRLIKFPTILNYGLDDITNATVADKDADRSSYSLLSYFGRVNYNYDNRYLLTATLRHDGSSKFKDNLWGMFPSAAVAWRVSEEGFWKNSKIDNYINDLKLRGEYGVVGNNGIPNNVFRTNVVGTDYPTNNTVGNLALVTNSVLGNRGVEWESMRSTNIGVDLALFNSRIKLTSEWYNNNVSGMLLETVLPASTGYKSQFVNVGSMVNRGMEFTLNSINLKSENFRWSTDANVGFNKSKVLSLDGGRTFRNFSVGGNRSGMVTYYATVGEELGDMYGYVYQGIYTTDDFTQAGNGTLTLKPGVVKPASGTPKPGDIKFAADNEAGDQFTRKLVKIGNGTPDFIGGISNNFSYKGFDLAVFLKFSVGGDVYNATKHSMSPYAMFQNVPSEFGDNYYHVIDPNTGQAATSLVRLKELNPNEDSSLWSLGTTNSSYITYPSSYYVEDGSYLRVSMVTLGYSFSKEFLSHIKLTNARIYATVNNLATITGYSGFDPEVSAASGVAVTPGYDSSSFPRSRSYVLGINLTF